GTATTTAGGCATCATTAAACACTGGTTCTGGCCCCACAGGGACAGCAGCACACATCCCTTAGTGCACAATATACAGTGTGTTTGTCCCCCTGTGTCCCAGTCATAACCAGCTGAGTGCTCTGCCGGTGGAGGTGTGCTCTCTGAAGAAGCTCAGCAGcatcacactgcagcagaacCGTCTGGAGAGCCTGCCAGAGGAGCTGGGACAGCTGGAGAACCTGACCCAGCTGgtaacaaccacacacacacctttaataTATAGAGGTTGCTTCTATTCTGCTGTGTGATTGGCTGACCCAAGGTTCCtgtttgttgtgattggttaaaagGACCTGTCCAACAACCTTCTGAAGGACCTCCCCTCCAGCCTGGGCCGTCTCACCTCCCTGCTTAAACTCAATCTGAGTCACAACAAGCTCAGCGCTCTGCCTGACAGCGTGGCACAGCTCAGAAGTAAGAGCGGCTctacagtacatgtgtgtgtgtatgtcagacTCTCAACGGAAAAAAATGTCCAACTCTGCAAAGTCATCACCACGGTAACTATGCTGCATTTCGTCACAGATCTGAAGCTGTTGGACTGCAGCAACAACCAGCTGACTGACATTTCCGCCAGCCTATCAGAGATGCTCGCTCTGGAGCAGCTCTACCTCAGACACAACAAGCTGCGCGTCCTCCCAAAGCTCCCTGCACCCGCGCTCAAGGTAACCATAGCGATAGTAGAGTTTCCCCAGGTGGAGTTATAATGCTGACCGAGCTTTCTGATCCAGGTGGAGTAAAgtcattcactgtgtgtgtgtgtgtgtgtgtgtgtgtgtgtgtgtgtgtgtgtgtgtgtgtgtgtgtgtgtgtgtgtgtgtgtgtgtgtgtgtgtgtgtgtgtgtgtgtgtgtgtgtgtgtgtgtgtgtgtgtgtgtgtgtgtgtgtgtgtgtgtgtgtgtgtgtgtgtgtgtgtgtgtgtaggagttgTATGTGGGGAACAACCACATTGAGAAGCTGGAGGCGGAGCAGCTGTCCTGCCTGAAAGCCATTTCTCTTTTAGAACTCCGAGACAACAAGATCCAAACGCTCCCTGAGCAGATCACCACGCTGAGCACGCTCACACGCCTCGACCTCACCAACAATGACATCAGCACGTAGGTCACCACCGGCACCATGACTcagctgaaatgttttctgtgatTGAAATCGAAGCACTCCTCTCTAGAAAACCTTTGTGTCCTCTTTTGCTTTCTTATTTTCTATGATTAACCTTCTTCAAATATGTCTAAATGTTAGGGGCTATAATCTGTGTGATATGTGAGAGCCATGTTGAAGatcaaattatacatttacagccccagaaaaatgaggagaccacttcagcattatcattttctcttgtttcattatttatagttatgtctttgagttaaatgattaaaatatatatatatatatatatatattctataaactactgccaacatttctctgtgttggaattcaacaaacattggaatgactgccatacatgtagagataaagatttaagaaaaatgtggagtggtctcttaattttttccagagctgtatatactTCATGTGAATCTTTCCCTCAGTCTCCCAGCCTCTATCAGCCTGCTGCCTGACCTGAAGGTGCTGCTGTTGGAGGGAAACCCTCTGAGAGGAATCAGGAGAGATCTGCTCAcggtaggacacacacacacacacacacacacacacacacacacacacacagtgaaacatgaATTCACTGCTGAACAAACCGTCTGATAGCTTGCCATGAATCGCCTCAATGCAGTGAGACATTGTTCACAGAGATCTCTTCACACCAGCTGCTCACAAGCATTCAGATTCATTTTCTAACCGCTTCTGTTGTCCTCACCACAGAAAGGAACCAATGAGCTTCTGAAATATTTAAGAGGAAGAATTAAAGGTACAGTTCACCTTTTGTGCTAACTCTCCACTCTTTTCTCTACTGAATCTAACGGGCCTTTCATCAGACACAAATCCTTCGCCTTAGACATAAACAGTTTGATGAATGTAATTCCCGGTCCCCTCAGTGTTTCAGGTTGATTCTCCCTGCGTCTCTAGTGACAGCAGTTAATTTTCTGAGCATGGAGTCACATATTACCCTTCTGATCACTTTGATTTTCCTCTCAGATCAAGGTCCACTCTCTAGCTTATTCAGAGCTTTGAACTGCATCTCATGCTCTTCATCAGTGTGTGCAAAACATTGGCCCTCAGTGCTAATAGAGGTACGAGGGGTGTGTGACCAGACGCATCTCAATAAATCTCACAACAGAGAAAGACTCAGGTGTGCACCTCTTCAGCAGCTTTCATTACAGCTTCTTAACGCTTTGTAACCACATCTCTAAAGCTGCATTTACATCATagttcatttttgtttctatGATGTCGTCGGGTAGCCTACTCTCTTTAGAAACACAACATCCGCACAGAGCCGTTTGACACTATTATACAAATGCAGCCTTACACTTCCTCTGGAACAGAAGAGACTGAACACACAGTCCAGGCATTAAACTGCTGCTCCACTGGATTTACCACAACTCAGCTATCTAGAGAGCATCTCTGTACAGATCCAGATTTCCAGATTTCCACCCTTTTATTATGTGAGATTCAACTTAAAGTTGTGGAGAGGCTAGTAAGGGGACCTGAGCTCTTGCTTTATCTCTCTGTGGAAACGAGTCACTgacaaaaggtgtgtgtgtgtgtgtgtgtgtgtgtgtgtgtggcagaggaGCCTGACAAAGCCGAGGAACAACAGACAGCCATGACGTTACCCAGCCAGGCCAGAGTTAATGTCCACAACATTAAGACCCTCAAGTTACTGGACTACAGGTCAGTTAACACACTTATTTAAATAGTAAGTGATATTGTGAAGTACAtttctgagtctgagtcttgtGTTTAGTGCGAAGCAGGCAGCAGACGTTCCTGATGAGCTGTTTgatgctgcagcagagagctCCGTCACCTCTGTGAACTTCAGCAAGAACCAGCTCACTTCCATACCCCCCAGGTACACACACCCACTGTTCACTACTGCAGCAGCTAATGGAAAACATcttagcaacacacacacacacacacacacacacacacacacttctcggCAAGTGAGTGAGATCACATTGTACTAACTGTGTGTCGGTTTGTGTGCAGGCTGGCAGAGTTCGTCTCCTCTGTGTCAGACATCAATCTGGGTTTCAACAGACTGACCTGCTGCTCTCCTGACATCTGCAAGTTCCCGCAGCTGACAAACATTGAcctcaggtacacacacacacacacacacacacacacacttacagaacACACCCCCACTAAAGAC
This DNA window, taken from Eleginops maclovinus isolate JMC-PN-2008 ecotype Puerto Natales chromosome 9, JC_Emac_rtc_rv5, whole genome shotgun sequence, encodes the following:
- the lrrc40 gene encoding LOW QUALITY PROTEIN: leucine-rich repeat-containing protein 40 (The sequence of the model RefSeq protein was modified relative to this genomic sequence to represent the inferred CDS: deleted 1 base in 1 codon); protein product: MSRFKRAGQGDSLAGFKTEKTEPTVPSGLLKAAGKSGQLNLSGRGLKEVPQEVYRLNVDPPLDAQQNVSFAESDRWWEQADLTKLLLSSNQLTQLSDDIRLLPALMTLDLHDNQMSSLPSALGELQELYELRLSHNQLSALPVEVCSLKKLSSITLQQNRLESLPEELGQLENLTQLDLSNNLLKDLPSSLGRLTSLLKLNLSHNKLSALPDSVAQLRNLKLLDCSNNQLTDISASLSEMLALEQLYLRHNKLRVLPKLPAPALKELYVGNNHIEKLEAEQLSCLKAISLLELRDNKIQTLPEQITTLSTLTRLDLTNNDISTLPASISLLPDLKVLLLEGNPLRGIRRDLLTKGTNELLKYLRGRIKEEPDKAEEQQTAMTLPSQARVNVHNIKTLKLLDYSAKQAADVPDELFDAAAESSVTSVNFSKNQLTSIPPRLAEFVSSVSDINLGFNRLTCCSPDICKFPQLTNIDLRNNQLTDLPSEMKDLTKLRSVTLNYNRFKSFPQVLYEIVSLETVLLGNNQVNGVHPHQLIKLVNLSTLDLSNNDLLSVPPELGLCSSLRCLSLEGNPFRSPRAAIVARGTDAVMEYLRSRIPT